The DNA sequence GGTGGTGGCCGTCCAGTGGATGTCGTCGGGCGGGGTGATCGCGTGGTCGCGGTCGCCGCGCGCGTCCAGGAAGGCGGTGCGGCCGTCCTCGGTCACCGACCAGCGCAGGACGCGGATGTCGCCGGCCTTCTCGCCGGTCTGGAAGACGGCCAGCAGTCTGCCCTCGACGCGGCGCAGCCGCAGCAGGCGTGCCTGGCGGTAGTAGCGGTGCAGGGCGGCGAACTCCCGCAGGAAGGCGGGGTCGTCGAGCAGTCCGGGCACGGCGTCGTCGGGCAGCCGGTTCAGGTCGCGGTCGTGCGCGGCGAGGACGTCACCGACCGCGGTGTCGCCGTCGGGGCGGGGCCGGGTCTCGTAGCCGAAGAGGAGCACGCCGCCCACGGCGACGATGTCGCGGGGTACGGCGGTGCGGCCGGTGCGCAGCCGCTCGGTGCCGGTCAGGCGCAGCGCGGGGGCGCCGAACTGCTGCGCCCGCAGCCCGTTCAACGCCTGGGCGCGGCGGGCGAGTTCGGCGGCCTGGGCGGAGAGGCGGTCGCGCAGCACCTGGTAGGCGCCGGCGTCGACCGTCTCCTCGGCGGCGGGGGTCCGGTGCGGGGCCGGGGCGGCGGGCTCGTGGGTACCGGTGGTCATGACTGCCTCTCGGGAAGGGTACGGCCGGGAGCCGCCGTCCCCTGTGCGGCGGCTCCCGGCCGTGGGTGGTCAGGCCCTGGCGGCGCCGTTCGGCGCGGCCGGCGGTGTGTCGGTGAGGCCCGGCTCCCCCGCCTGCTCGATCAGTTGCCGGAGCCGGCCGGCGTGCTCGCCGCCCTCCGTCATCAGCCGCGTCAGCAGCGCGGACACGGTGAGGTTCTGCACGTCGGCCGTGGAGACGGAGCCCAGCACGCGGCTCAGGTCCTCGGTGAAGTTCGCCGAGCCGTCCAGCCAGGGGCCGGCGAGGGCCTGCGCGGTCTCGGAGCTGCGGACGAAGCCGTCGACGCCCTTGCCGAGCGCGATCGAGGACACCAGCCGGTCGAAGAAGACCGACTCCCCGCCGACGATGTTGATGTCCGCGTTCTCCAGTCCGGTGGCGAGGACCGTGGCCTGCGCCTCGGCGACCTGCCGCTGCACCTCCAGTCCGGCGAGCCGGACGTCCTTCTCCGCCTCCAGCCGCAGCCGGTACTCCTCGTGGCCGCGGGACGCCTCGTCGAGGGCGGCCATGGCCGCCGCCTTCTCGGTGAGGCCGGCCGCCTCCGCGCGGAGCTTGCCGCTGATGGCCTCCGCGTCGGCGAGGGCCTTGGCCCGGGCTCCCTCGGCCTCCGCGCGCAGCCGGGCCTCGGTGGCCCCGGCCTCGGCACGGCCCGTCTTCTCGGCGACCTCGGCCTCCTTGTCGCGGACCTGCGCGGCGGCCAGTCCTTCGGCCGCGGCCTCCGCCTGGACTCCCTCGGCCAGCCGCAGCTTGGCCCGCGCGTCCAGGTCGGCGGTCTTCAACCGGGCCTCGGCGAGGGTGAGTTCCTCGGCGGCGCGGTGGGCGGCGGCCTGCTCGGCGGCCTCGGCCGCCTTGATGTCCTTGACCAGCCTCTCCTGCGCCTCGGCCTCCGCGGCGATGACGACGGCCTGCCGCTGCCGCTCGGCCTCCTCGACCGCCCGCAGCCTGAGGATCGACTCCTCCTGCTCGGCGACCGTGCGGTCCACCGCGACCCGCTCGCGGACCACCTCGGCGATCTCCCGCTTCTCCGCCTCGACCTCCTTCTCGGCGGCGATCCGCGTCAGCTGGGTCTCCCGTTCCCGGGCGATGACCTCCAGCAGGCGGTCCTTCTCGATGCGCTCGCTCTCCACGGCGATGACCCGCTCGCGGTTCTTGGCGGCGACGGCGACCTCGCGGGCCTGGTTCTCGCGCTGCACGCCGAGCTGTTCCTCGGTGCGCAGGAAGGCGCTCTGCGCGCGCAGCCGCTCCTCCTCCACCACCCGGGCGGTCTCGGCCTCCTCGCGGGCCCGTACGGTCTCGATCTCCCGGCGCTGCTTGATCTCGGCGTCGGCCTGCCGGCGTTCCAGTTCCAGGATGGCCTCGCGGGCGTCGACGTTCTGCCGGGTGATCTCCTTCTCCTCGCCGCGCTGGGCCTCGTTGGTGCGGACGTGCTCCACGGCCGTCAGTTCGGTGATCTTGCGGATGCCCTGGGCGTCGAGGACGTTGCCGGGGTCGAGCTGGGTGAGGGGCGTCTGCTCCAGGTAGTCGATGGCGGCGTCCTCGAGGTGGTAGCCGTTGAGGTCGACGCCGATGACCTCGATGATCCGGTACCGCAGTTCCTCGCGCTTGGTGTACAGGTCGGTGAAGTCCAGTTGCTTGCCGACGGTCTTCAGCGCCTCGGAGAACTTCGCGTGGAACAGTTCCTGGAGGGTGTTGCGGTCGCTGGCGCGCGCGGTGCCGACGGCCTGGGCGACCTTGATGACGTCGTCCACGGTCTTGTTGACCTTGACGAAGAACGTGATGCGGATGTCCGCGCGGATGTTGTCGCGGCAGATCAGGCCTTCCTTGCCGGCCCGGGTGATCTCGATGGTCTTCACCGAGATGTCCATGACCTCGGCCTTGTGGAGCACCGGCAGGACGACCGACCCGGTGAACGTCACGTCGACCCTGCGGGTCTTGGAGACGATCAGGGCCTTGCCCTGCTCCACCTTGCGGAACAGTCTGGAGACGACGAGCAGGCCGATGAGCAGCAGGAGCAGGGCGACGCCGACGAGTACGGCGATGCCCACGGTGGCGGCATCCATGGGACACGTCCTTCTGGGCTGGAATGTGGGCAGAAGTCGGGTGGAGAGGCGCCTCGTCGACGAGGCGGGTGGACGTCCGGTGGAGGAGGAGACGGCTCAGCCGGTGCCGCGGTTCTGCGGCAGGCGCGGACGGATGCCGTCCGCCGGCCGGGGCACCGCGCGTGACGCACCGTCACGGTCCGCGTGGGGTTCGCGCGTCGGCCGTGACGGGCCGGGTTCGTCCGGGAAGAGGCGGTGCAGCCGTCGTACGAGGCGGCGGGTGAGCCGCCAGGCGGCGAGCAGCGCGCCGCACGCGGCGGCCGGGCGCAGCAGTCCCTCGGCGGGCCCGTCCGGGAGGGTCGTGTCCAGCAGGACGCCCGTGCCGGTGGCCAGGAGCCAGGCGAGGAGCGTCAGCAGCGAGAACGCGACCGCGATCGGTACGCCGCCCATCCCGAGGGGGCGGAGGTCCGCGTCGGAGTCGAAGCTGCGGGCGGTGGTGGCCCCGACGGCCACCAGCAGCCAGAAGCAGATCACGACGACGAGGGCGGCGGTGAACAGGAGGGTGGGCGCACCCGTGGCGGACTCCACGACCCTGTGCATCGGAACCCCCTCCCCCGTTCTCCGCTCACGTCGGCGGGCAGCACGGCTCCCCTCCGGTTCCGGCGCCGGCACCTGCCGGTGCCCGGCACCGGAACCTTCCGCGGTGCTCCCCGCGGACCATGGTGCCCGGCGGACCCGCGTTCGCGCATTGCCGGATCCCGGCAGTTTTCCCTAGGGTCTGGGTGCCGGTGGGACACCATGCCGGTGTGAGGAACGCGTCAGGACTTGGGGGGACCACGTGACAGAACGCGAGATTCCGGAGGAGTATCTGAGCGGCTATGCCCACATCCTGACCGAGGTGGCGGCCACGGGCCGACGCCTCACCCGGGACGAGATCGCCTCCCGCCGGGCCCTGGGGGAACGGGCCGCGGAGGCGGGTTTCGGACTGCGCTCCCTGGTCGGCGCGCATCTGTCCGCCGCCCGGGAGGCATGGCCCCGGGGCGCGGACTCGGCCGACGGCGCGCTCGCCGCCGTACAGCAGGTCGTCGACGCGTTCGCCGCCGGGTACGAGCGCGCGCAGCGGCTGGCGGTGCGTCAGGAGGAGGCGTCCCGGCGGGAGTTCATCGACGACCTGCTCTACGGCCGCAGCGACCTGGGGCGGCTCGCCGAACGCGCCGAGCGCTTCGGCCTGCGGCTGTCCCACGCGCACGCCGTCGCCGTCGCCCGGGGTCCCGCCGCCTACGACGAGGGCGACCCGGTGCCGCGGCAGGTGGAGCGGGCCCTGCTCTCCCGGTTCGACGAGCGCAGCATCCTGCTCACCACCAAGGACGGGCGGCTGCTGTGCATCGCGCCGGGACACCAGGGCGAGGTGCTCACCCACTTCGCCAAACAGGCGTACGCCGCCACCAACGGCGGCCAGGTCGCCATCGGCCGCGCGCAGTCCGGGGCCGGGGGTGTCGTGCAGTCCTACGAGGAGGCGCTGAACACCCTGGAGATAGCCGAGCGGCTGGGGCTCGACGACCCGGTGCTGCGCGCCGCCGACCTGCTGGTCTACCCCGTACTGGCCCGCGACCGCCAGGCCATGACCGACCTGGTCCACAACACCCTGGGGCCGCTGACCGCGGCCCGGGGCGGCGCCCGGCCGCTCCTCGACACGCTCACCGCCTACTTCGACGCCGGCTGTGTCGCCGCGGAGGCGGCCCGGCGGCTCTCCCTGAGCGTGCGCGCGCTGACGTACCGCCTGGAGCGCATCCACAAGCTCACCGGCGCCGACCCGTCGGACCCGGCCCACCGCTACATGCTCCAGACGGCGGTCATCGGGGCCCGGCTGCTGGACTGGCCGGCCGGCGGGCGGTGATCCGCCGGCCGGTGCCGGTCAGCCCTCGGCCAGGGTGATGTCCTGGTGGCGGACGGCGTGCGGGACGGGCAGCAGGATCAGGCCGCTGGGGCGCAGCTCCAGGAGGGTTGCCTCGACGTGCGCCCCGCCCGCCTTCAGCGCGCCGGCGGGCACCTTCCCGGTGTTCTCCCAGCGGTGTTCCTTGCCGTCGCACACCGCGCGGGTGCCGCCGATGGCGTAGCGGATGGAGGACGAGGCCTGGTTCACCGAGGAGGCGACGTAGACCTCTCCGGTGTCGACGGTGCAGCGGTAGGTGCCGGAGAGGGTGACGGTGTCGCCGGCGATCCGCCCCTCGGCGTCCACGGTCATGGAGGCCGTGGGGGCGAGGGGGGCGGCGGGCGCCGCCACCGAGGGGGCCGCCGCGGCGGCGCCGAGCAGCAGTGCCGCACCGGCCACGGCGCCGAGCAGGGGACGTACGGGCATGGGGGAACCTCCCGAAATGAGCGGAATGGAGCTTTCCACCAGTACCCGGCGCACGGGCCCGCGGCCACTCGGCGTCACCCTTCGGTGGCGACCGCGTCCGGGGCGGTGCGGTCAGGGCAGCACGGCGAAGCCGTCGAGTTCCACCAGGGCCCGCTCGTCCCAGAGGCGGACCACCTCGACGACCGCCATCGCCGGGTAGTCGCGGCCCGCCGACTCCCGCCAGATCCGGCCGAGTTCGCGGGCGTGGCCGCGGTACGCGGCGACGTCGGTGGCGTACACGGTGACGCGGGCCAGGTCGGCCGGGGTGCCGCCGGCGGCGCGCAGGGCGGCGAGGAGGTTGGCGAGGGCGCGCGCGAACTGCTCGGGGAGGGTGTCGCCGACCACCTCGCCCCCGGCGTCGAGGGCGGTCTGGCCGGCCAGGAACACCAGCCGGGAGCCGGTCGCCACCACGGCGTGCGAGAAGCCGGCCGGCGGGGACAGGTGCGGCGGGTTGACGCGCTCGGCGGTCACCGGTCCTCCAGGTTCTTGTACAGCTCCTTGGCGATGATGCCCCGTTGCACCTCGCTCGCGCCCTCGTAGATCCGGGGCGCGCGGACCTCGCGGTAGAGGTGTTCGAGCGGGTGCCCGCGCCGCAGCGCGCGTGCGCCGTGCAGTTGCACGGCCCGGTCGACGACGTACTGCGCGGTCTCGGTGGCCAGCAGCTTCGCCATCGCGGCGCGCCGGGGCACCCCGTCGGCGCCCGTGTCGTACGCCGTGGCCGCCGCGTACACCATCAGCCGGGCCGACTCGGTGCGCAGGGCCATCTCGGCGACCTGGTGGGCGACGGACTGGAGGTCCTTCAGGGTGCCGCCGAACGCGTCGCGCCGCGCGGTGTGGGCGAGGGTGGCGTCCAGGGCGGCCTGGGCCATGCCGACGGCGAAGGCGCCGACGCTGGGGCGGAACAGGTTGAGGGTGTCCATGGCGACCCGGAAACCGGCGTCCACCGTGCCGAGGACGTCGTCGGCGGTCACCGGTACGGCGTCGAAGGCGAGGGTGCCGATGGGGTGCGGGGAGAGCATGTCGAGGGCGGAGCCGGTGAGTCCGGGGCGGTCGGCGGGGACCAGGAAGGCGGTGACGCCGCGGGCGCCGGCGCCGGGGGTGGTGCGGGCGAAGACGGTGTAGAAGTCGGCCTCCGGGGCGTTGGAGATCCAGCACTTCTCGCCGGTGAGCCGCCAGCCGGAGGGGCCGTCGGGGTGGGCGGCGAGCGCGAGCGCCGCCGCGTCGGAGCCGGCGCCGGGCTCGCTCAGCGCGAACGCCGCGACCGCGCCGCCGTCACTCACCCGGGGGAGCCAGCGGGCCCGCTGGGCGGCGGTGCCGTGGGTGTGCACGGGGTGGGCGCCCAGGCCCTGGAGGGCGAGGGCGGTCTCCGCCTCGGTGCAGACGCGGGCGAGGGACTCCCGCATCAGGCACAGGTCGAGGGCGCCGGAAGTGAACAGGCGGGACAGCAGGCCGAGGGCGCCGAGTTCGGCGACCAGGGCCCGGTTGACCCGCCCCGGCTCACCCTTCCCGGCGAGTGGGCGGAGCCGGTCGGCCGCCAGCGCGCGCAGCTCCGCGCACCAGGCGAGCTGCGCCGGTTCGAGCGAGAATGCGGTCATCGCCGGTCCTTCCCTCGCCGCTGGGCCACTCCCGAGGTTATCGCGGACCGTTGACTGCCGTCACCAACGCGATACGCTCCTGATGCGAGCCCACCACGCCAAGGGGGCGGATCGTCATGAATCCACGGGCCACCGCGCACGTCGACACCTTCGCCCGCGACCATCTCCCGCCGCCCGACGAGTGGCCCGACCTCCGCTTCGACCTGCCGGAGCTGCGCTACCCCGAGCGGCTGAACTGCGCGGCCGAACTGCTGCACGGCCCGCCCGGCGACCGCCCCGCCTTCCACACGCCCGACGGCACCACCTGGACGTACGGCGAGCTGCGCGCCCGGGTGGACCGGCTGGCGCACGTCCTCACCGGCAACCTCGGCGTGGTCCCGGGCAACCGGGTGCTGCTGCGCGGCCCCACCACGCCCTGGCTGGCGGCGTGCTGGCTGGCGGTGCTGAAGGCGGGCGCCGTCGCCGTCACCGTGCTGGCCCAGCAGCGCCCGCACGAACTGGGCACCATCTGCGCGATCGCGCGGGTCCGGCACGCGCTGTGCGACGTCCGGTCGCTGGACGACCTCGCCAGGGCCGGGATCCCGGACCTGCGGATCGCCACGTACGGCGGCGACTCCCCCGACGACCTGCTGCACCGCCCCGCGCCCGGCACACCGTACGCGCCCGTGCCCACCGCGGCCGACGACGTGGCGCTGATCGCCTTCACCTCCGGCACCACCGGACGTCCCAAGGGCTGCATGCACTTCCACCGGGACGTGCTGGCGATCGCGGACACCTTCTCCCGGCACGTGCTGCGGCCGGTCGCGGACGACGTGTTCGCGGGCAGCCCCCCGCTGGGCTTCACCTTCGGCCTCGGCGGTCTGGTGGTGTTCCCCCTGCGCGCCGGGGCCAGCGCGCTGCTGCTGGAGCAGGCGCACCCCGAGCAGTTGCTGTCCGCGATCGCCGCGCACCGGGTGTCGGTGCTGTTCACCGCGCCCACCGCCTACCGGGCGATGCTCGGCGCCCTCGACGGGCACGACGTCTCCTCGCTGCGCCGCTGCGTCTCGGCGGGCGAGAACCTGCCGGCCGCCACCTGGCGGGCCTGGCACGACCGCACCGGACTGCGCGTCATCAACGGCATCGGCGCCACCGAACTGCTGCACATCTTCGTCTCCGCCGCCGACGAGCGGATCCGGCCCGGCACCACCGGCGTCCCCGTGCCCGGCTGGCAGGCGCGCGTCCAGGACGCCGACGGCACGCCCGTGCCGGACGGGGAGCCGGGACTGCTCGCGGTGCGCGGCCCGGTCGGCTGCCGCTACCTGGCCGACGCGCGCCAGCGGGAGTACGTGCGCGGCGGCTGGAACATCACCGGCGACACCTATGTCCGCGACCCCGACGGCTACTTCCGGTACGTGGCCCGCGCCGACGACATGATCATCTCGGCCGGGTACAACATCGCCGGCCCCGAGGTGGAGGACGCCCTGCTGCGCCACCCGGACGTCGTGGAGGCGGCGGTGGTGGGCCGGCCCGACGAGGCGCGCGGCCAGGTCGTGGTGGCGTACACGGTGCTGAAGGAGGGCGCCGGGCGGGACGCCGAGGCGCTGCGTGCCTTCGTGAAGGCCGAACTCGCGCCCTACAAGTGCCCGCGCGAGATCGTCTTCATGGACGCGCTGCCCCGCACGGCCACCGGCAAGCTCCAGCGGTTCCTGCTGCGCGCCCCCGCGGGAACGGGAGATGACCAGGGATGACGCCGGGCGACCGCACGCGTCCGCACGACCTAAGATGATCAACGTGTCCGACCAGCAAGCCCAGCACGCCCCGAGATCACTCATCGTCACGCTCTACGGCGCGTACGGCCGCTTCGTGCCGGGCCCGGTGCCCGTCGCCGAGCTGATCCGGCTGCTGGCCGCGGTCGGGGTGGACGCACCGTCCGTCCGCTCCTCGGTCTCCCGCCTCAAGCGGCGCGGGCTGCTCGTCCCGGCGCGCACCGCGCGGGGCGCCGCGGGGTACGACCTCTCGCCCGAGGCACGCCAGTTGCTGGACGACGGCGACCGCCGCGTCTACGCCACCGCGCCGCCCGCGGACGAGGGATGGGTGCTCGCCGTGTTCTCCGTGCCGGAGTCCGAGCGGCAAAAGCGGCACGTCCTGCGCTCCCGGCTGTCCGGCCTCGGCTTCGGCACGGCGGCCCCCGGCGTGTGGATCGCCCCCGCCCGGCTGTACGAGGAGACGCGGCACACCCTGGAGCGCCTGCGCCTGGACACGTACGTGGACTTCTTCCGCGGTGAGCACCTCGGCTTCGCGCCCACCGCCGAGGCGGTGGCCCGCTGGTGGGACCTGGCCGGGATCGCCGATCAGCACGAGGCGTTCCTCGACCGGCACGCGCGGGTGCTGCACGCCTGGGAGCGGCGCGCGGACACCCCGCCCGAGGAGGCCTACCGCGACTACCTCCTCGCCCTGGACTCCTGGCGCCACCTCCCCTACGCCGACCCCGGACTGCCCGCCGCCCTGCTCCCCGCCGACTGGCCGGGCGCCCGCTCGGCGAGCGTGTTCCGCGCCCTGCACGAGCGGCTGCGGGACGCGGGCGCGGCGTTCGTGACCGGGTGACCGTCTCGCCTCACACCCCGGTGACCGTTCCCCCTCGCGCCCCGGTGACATTCTTCCCGGTCGCCCGGGTGGGCGGTCGCGGTCAGTCGCCCAGTGCGAGGCGGGGCCGGGGGGCGTCCGTGCGGCCGGTGCGCGGGCGCCGGCTGCCCGCCCGGTAGGGGGCCGGCCAGACGACGCCCGGGCCCTCGTAGCCCTGTTCGGCCGCCGCGTGCAGCGTCCAGTGCGGGTCGTACAGGTGCGGGCGGGCCAGTGCGCACAGGTCCGTACGCCCGGCCAGGATCAGCGAGTTGACGTCGTCCCAGGAGGAGATCGCGCCGACCGCGATCACCGGGACGCCCGCCTCGTGCCGCACCCGGTCGGCGAACGGGGTCTGGTACGAGCGGCCGTACTCCGGTTTCTCGTGGGCCACGACCTGCCCGGTCGACACGTCGATCGCGTCCGCGCCGTGCGCG is a window from the Streptomyces capillispiralis genome containing:
- a CDS encoding RidA family protein, with the protein product MTAERVNPPHLSPPAGFSHAVVATGSRLVFLAGQTALDAGGEVVGDTLPEQFARALANLLAALRAAGGTPADLARVTVYATDVAAYRGHARELGRIWRESAGRDYPAMAVVEVVRLWDERALVELDGFAVLP
- a CDS encoding acyl-CoA dehydrogenase family protein, whose amino-acid sequence is MTAFSLEPAQLAWCAELRALAADRLRPLAGKGEPGRVNRALVAELGALGLLSRLFTSGALDLCLMRESLARVCTEAETALALQGLGAHPVHTHGTAAQRARWLPRVSDGGAVAAFALSEPGAGSDAAALALAAHPDGPSGWRLTGEKCWISNAPEADFYTVFARTTPGAGARGVTAFLVPADRPGLTGSALDMLSPHPIGTLAFDAVPVTADDVLGTVDAGFRVAMDTLNLFRPSVGAFAVGMAQAALDATLAHTARRDAFGGTLKDLQSVAHQVAEMALRTESARLMVYAAATAYDTGADGVPRRAAMAKLLATETAQYVVDRAVQLHGARALRRGHPLEHLYREVRAPRIYEGASEVQRGIIAKELYKNLEDR
- a CDS encoding DUF6299 family protein: MPVRPLLGAVAGAALLLGAAAAAPSVAAPAAPLAPTASMTVDAEGRIAGDTVTLSGTYRCTVDTGEVYVASSVNQASSSIRYAIGGTRAVCDGKEHRWENTGKVPAGALKAGGAHVEATLLELRPSGLILLPVPHAVRHQDITLAEG
- a CDS encoding AMP-binding protein, with protein sequence MNPRATAHVDTFARDHLPPPDEWPDLRFDLPELRYPERLNCAAELLHGPPGDRPAFHTPDGTTWTYGELRARVDRLAHVLTGNLGVVPGNRVLLRGPTTPWLAACWLAVLKAGAVAVTVLAQQRPHELGTICAIARVRHALCDVRSLDDLARAGIPDLRIATYGGDSPDDLLHRPAPGTPYAPVPTAADDVALIAFTSGTTGRPKGCMHFHRDVLAIADTFSRHVLRPVADDVFAGSPPLGFTFGLGGLVVFPLRAGASALLLEQAHPEQLLSAIAAHRVSVLFTAPTAYRAMLGALDGHDVSSLRRCVSAGENLPAATWRAWHDRTGLRVINGIGATELLHIFVSAADERIRPGTTGVPVPGWQARVQDADGTPVPDGEPGLLAVRGPVGCRYLADARQREYVRGGWNITGDTYVRDPDGYFRYVARADDMIISAGYNIAGPEVEDALLRHPDVVEAAVVGRPDEARGQVVVAYTVLKEGAGRDAEALRAFVKAELAPYKCPREIVFMDALPRTATGKLQRFLLRAPAGTGDDQG
- a CDS encoding PaaX family transcriptional regulator; the protein is MINVSDQQAQHAPRSLIVTLYGAYGRFVPGPVPVAELIRLLAAVGVDAPSVRSSVSRLKRRGLLVPARTARGAAGYDLSPEARQLLDDGDRRVYATAPPADEGWVLAVFSVPESERQKRHVLRSRLSGLGFGTAAPGVWIAPARLYEETRHTLERLRLDTYVDFFRGEHLGFAPTAEAVARWWDLAGIADQHEAFLDRHARVLHAWERRADTPPEEAYRDYLLALDSWRHLPYADPGLPAALLPADWPGARSASVFRALHERLRDAGAAFVTG
- a CDS encoding flotillin family protein; translated protein: MDAATVGIAVLVGVALLLLLIGLLVVSRLFRKVEQGKALIVSKTRRVDVTFTGSVVLPVLHKAEVMDISVKTIEITRAGKEGLICRDNIRADIRITFFVKVNKTVDDVIKVAQAVGTARASDRNTLQELFHAKFSEALKTVGKQLDFTDLYTKREELRYRIIEVIGVDLNGYHLEDAAIDYLEQTPLTQLDPGNVLDAQGIRKITELTAVEHVRTNEAQRGEEKEITRQNVDAREAILELERRQADAEIKQRREIETVRAREEAETARVVEEERLRAQSAFLRTEEQLGVQRENQAREVAVAAKNRERVIAVESERIEKDRLLEVIARERETQLTRIAAEKEVEAEKREIAEVVRERVAVDRTVAEQEESILRLRAVEEAERQRQAVVIAAEAEAQERLVKDIKAAEAAEQAAAHRAAEELTLAEARLKTADLDARAKLRLAEGVQAEAAAEGLAAAQVRDKEAEVAEKTGRAEAGATEARLRAEAEGARAKALADAEAISGKLRAEAAGLTEKAAAMAALDEASRGHEEYRLRLEAEKDVRLAGLEVQRQVAEAQATVLATGLENADINIVGGESVFFDRLVSSIALGKGVDGFVRSSETAQALAGPWLDGSANFTEDLSRVLGSVSTADVQNLTVSALLTRLMTEGGEHAGRLRQLIEQAGEPGLTDTPPAAPNGAARA
- a CDS encoding PucR family transcriptional regulator translates to MTEREIPEEYLSGYAHILTEVAATGRRLTRDEIASRRALGERAAEAGFGLRSLVGAHLSAAREAWPRGADSADGALAAVQQVVDAFAAGYERAQRLAVRQEEASRREFIDDLLYGRSDLGRLAERAERFGLRLSHAHAVAVARGPAAYDEGDPVPRQVERALLSRFDERSILLTTKDGRLLCIAPGHQGEVLTHFAKQAYAATNGGQVAIGRAQSGAGGVVQSYEEALNTLEIAERLGLDDPVLRAADLLVYPVLARDRQAMTDLVHNTLGPLTAARGGARPLLDTLTAYFDAGCVAAEAARRLSLSVRALTYRLERIHKLTGADPSDPAHRYMLQTAVIGARLLDWPAGGR